In Streptomyces sp. TLI_146, the genomic stretch ACACGATGTTCGGCGGCTTCCGCACCCGCGCCGACGCCACGTACCGGCTGCTCCAGGCCCCTGGCACCGCGTTCCTCGTGGTCGCGGCGCCGGAGCGGGACGCGCTGCGCGAGGCCGCGTACTTCGTGGAGCGGCTGGCGGCCGACGCGATGCCGCTGGCGGGGCTCGTACTGAACCGGGTGCACGGCAGCGGCGCGGCCCGGCTGTCGGCCGAGCGGGCGCTCGCGGCGGCGGAGCACCTGGAGGAGGAGCAGGGCGAGGGCCAGGACGAGAGCCGTGGCGAGGGCCGTGGGGAAAATCTTGTCGACGGCCGCATTGTCGATCAGAGGTCCGGGAAGGCTGAGGATCGTGGCACCGGTGGTTCCTCTCCCGAAGCTCCCTCCCCCACCGGTTCCGTGGACGGCGCACCCGAAGACAGCGCAAGGGGCGCACTCGAGGACGGCGTGTCGGTCGACCGGCTGACCGCCGGTCTGCTGCGCCTGCACGCCGAGCGGATGCAGGTGCTCGCCCGCGAGCAGCGCACCCGAGACCGCTTCACCGCACTCCACCCCGAAGTCCCGGTGGCCGAAGTGGCCGCCCTGCCCGGCGACGTACACGATCTCGCCGGGCTCCGGGCCATCGGAGAACGGCTCGCGGCCCAGGAAGAGACGGCCGGAGCGCTCTGATACGTCTGGTTACGTACGTGCTCGTACGTGCGGGGGCTTACCCCACGGCCGCGTACGTCTCGTCCACGGCGTGCCGGTAGGCGTACGCCTCCTCGTCGTCGATGCCCACGGGCAGGATGCCCGTGCTGCGCTCGTACTCCGTACGCGCCGTCTCCAGGAGACGCCGCCAGGACGTGACGGTGGGCCGGCGGCGCAGCAGTGCGCGGCGCTCCCGTTCCGTCATTCCGCCCCACACGCCGAATTCGACGCGGTTGTCCAGTGCGTCCGCGAGGCACTCGGTCCGCACCGGACATCCGGTGCACACCGCCTTCGCCCTGTTCTGAGCCGCACCCTGTACGAACAGTTCGTCCGGATCGGTAGTGCGGCAGGCTGCCTGCGCACTCCAGTCGGTTACCCAGCCCATGCCGGCGCCGTCCTCTCCCGAATCGAGGCTCCCCCACGGCGGCAGAGGCATATTCACCGCTGCCAGTTGAGGACGTTACGGAAGGTGGGCACAGCGCAACACCCCCTTCGGGCCCAATCTTGAATGGCCCGAACGGACTATGCGTACGCGGCAGATCACCCAACGGAGTGAGCCGGGGGCAAACGCGACAAACCCGACCAAGCGGGACGTTCCAGTTGAGCCACAACGGACGCCTGATGACGCATGAGGCGTAAACGGACGGCGAATCCGGACAGCCGCCCTCTTGCGCGAGGGGAACAGCGATAAACATCGACTTGATGCACGACCGCACTGCTGTGACAGTTGAGGGCAGCTTAGGCCAGAGCATTGACCCGTGTCCGGCGAATCAGAACGTAGGCTGCCCCCATGGCAAAGAAGCGCTCGGGCGGTGGTCTGACCGGGACCCAGCAGGCCGCCAAGTTCGTCGGGGTGAGTGTGCTCTCCGGAGCCGTGCTCGCGGGCATCGCGCTGCCGGCGTTCGGCGCGCTGGGGCTCGCGGCGAAGGGCACGGTCGAGGGGTTCGACGAGATCCCCGCCAATCTGAAGACCCCGCCGCTGAGTCAGCGCACCACGATCCTGGACTCCAAGGGCGGTCAGATCGCGACGGTGTACTCGCGCGACCGCACGGTGGTCCCGCTCGCGGACATCTCGCCGTACATGCAGAAGGCGATCGTCGCGATCGAGGACTCGCGCTTCTACGAGCACGGCGCGATCGACCTCAAGGGCGTGCTGCGCGCGCTCAACAAGAACGCCACGTCGGGCGGGGTGGCCCAGGGCGCGTCCACCCTCACCCAGCAGTACGTGAAGAACGTCTTCGTGGAGGAGGCCGGCGACGACCCCGACAAGGTCGCCGAGGCCACCCAGCAGACGCTCGGCCGCAAGGTCAAGGAGCTGAAGTACGCGATCCAGGTCGAGGAGGAGCTCGGCAAGAAGAAGATCCTGGAGAACTACCTCAACATCACGTTCTTCGGGCAGCAGGCGTACGGCGTCGAGGCCGCCGCCAAGCGCTACTTCTCCAAGTCGGCCAAGGACCTGAAGCTGGAGGAGGCCGCCATGCTGGCGGGCATCGTCCAGTCGCCGAGCCGGTACGACCCGGTCAACGACGCGCAGGAGGCCAAGAAGCGCCGTGACACGGTGCTCCAGCGGATGGCCGACATGAAGGACGTCTCGCAGGCCGAGGCGGACCGCGCCAAGGCCGCCCCGATCAAGCTGAAGGTCGCCAAGCCGAAGAACGGCTGCATCACCGCCGTCAGCGGCGCGGGCTTCTTCTGCGACTACGTGCGCGAGGTCTTCCTCTCCGACCCGGTCTTCGGCAAGACCAAGGAGGAGCGGGCCAAGCTGTGGAACCAGGGCGGTCTGACGGTCCGTACGACCCTGGACCCGCAGGCCCAGCAGTCCACCCAGGCCTCCATCAAGGACCACGTCTACCAGTCGGACAAGGTCGCCACGGCCGTGACGCTGGTCCAGCCCGGCACCGGCAAGATCATGGCGATGGGCCAGTCGCGGCCGTACGGCTTCGGCAACCACGAGACGCAGATCAACTTCTCGGTGAACAAGCAGATGGGCGGCTCGAACTACGGCTTCCCGGTCGGTTCAACCTTCAAGCCGTTCCTGGCCGCCGCCGCGATCGAGGGCGGCAAGCCGCCCACGCAGCAGTACCCGTCGCCGTACGAGATGGAGTACCCGGCGACCGTGCAGACGTGCGGCGCCAAGCCGTGGGTGAACGTCCGCAACGAGTCGCTGGAGAACGAGAACGAGTCCGAGCACGGGCCGTACCCGCTGAAGACGGCGATGGAGAAGTCCGTCAACACGTACTTCGTGCAGATGCTCGGCGAGATCGGCATGTGCCCGGTGTCGCAGATGACGGACAAGCTGCACGTGGTGCAGGGCAACGGCGCGAAGCTCCCGATGGTGCCGTCCGCGCTGACGCTGGGCTCCACCGGTATCTCCCCGCTGAACATGGCGAGCGCGTACGCGGCCTTCGCCAACCGGGGCACGTACTGCACGCCGGTCGCCATCGAGTCGATCAAGAAGGCGGACGGCACGGCGCTGCCGGTGCCGAAGTCCTCGTGCAGCCAGGCGATGTCCCAGACGACGGCGGACAGCATCAACACGCTGCTGCGCGGTGTGACGGACTCCGGTACGGGTGCGCTGGCGGGCCTCTCCGACCGCGACAACGCGGGCAAGACCGGTACCACCGACCAGCGCAAGAACGCCTGGTTCGTCGGCTACACGCCGAACATGTCGGGCGCGGTGTGGGTCGGCAGCCCGACGCAGGGCGTCGAGATGGAGAACATCACGATCGGCGGCGTGTACAAGGAGAAGGTGTACGGCGGTGAGGTCCCCGGACCGATCTGGAAGGACGCCATGACCGGCGCCCTCTCCGGCCAGCCCGCCCCCAACTTCGTCCGGGTCGACATCCCCGACCCCCAGCCCGCGACCCCGCCGGCGGGCGACGCGGGCCCCAACCCCACCCCCAGGGGCAAGGGCGGCAAGAAGCACCGCCCCGGCGACAACAAGCCGGGCGGCGGCATCACGGTCCCGCCCAACCCCGGCATCTCGATCCCGCCGGGAGTGATCGGCGGGGCGACGGACGGGGCGATCGGGGGGAACTGGCCGTAGGCCCTTATGTCCCCGTTCATACGAAAGGGGCGCCCGGGTGATCCCGGGCGCCCCTTCGTCGTATGCGCGCAGGGGCGGCGACCTGCGCCGTCCGCCCGTGCGGGCAGGCGTTCCGCGGGGTCCGGGGCGGAGCCCCGAGGACGTCCCGCGGCCCGGCCAGCGCGGGTCAGCGCGGCCAGCCCGGGTCAGCGCGGCCAGCCCGGGTCAGCGCGGCCAGACCAGCCAGCCCGGTCAGCCCGGTCAGCCCGGTCAGCCCGCCAGGAGGCTCTTGACGGCCGCCGACACCCGGCCGCCGTCCGCGAGCCCGGCCACCTTCGGCTTCACGATCTTCATCACGGCACCCATGGCCTTCGGCCCCTCGGCGCCCGCGGCCCTGGCCTCCGCCACGGCCTCCGCGACGATCACGTTGAGCTCGTCGTCGGAGAGCTGCTTGGGCAGGTACGCGTCGAGGATCTCGCCCTCGGCCCGCTCCTTCGCCGCCGACTCGGCCCGGCCGCCCTGATCGAACGCCTCGGCCGCCTCACGCCGCTTCTTCGCCTCCTTGGCGATCACCTGCAGCACCTCGTCGTCGGAGAGCTCGCGCGCGCTCTTGCCCGCGACCTCCTCCTTGGCGATGGCGGTGAGGGTCAGTCGCAGCGTCGACGAGCGCAGCTGGTCGCGCGCCTTCATGGCGGTGGTGAGGTCGTCCTTGAGCGTGGCCTTGAGCGTGGTCATGCGCCCAGTGTGGCAGGTGGCCCACCCGGGGCGCGTGCCGGTTTCGCGCCGGGAGCGCGGGTCCGGGCGTACGCGGGGCGCGGGCAGGGGCGTACGGGAAGTCCGCGAACCACCCGCGAAGGCCGTAGGAGTACGTACGTCTGCAACGATGGACGCATGCGCGCGCGATACGGGATTCCTCTGAAGACGACGGCGGCCATCACAGCGATCGGAGCGGCCGGCGTCGCCTACGCGGCGGGCATCGAAGCCCGGTCCTTCCGGCTGCGCCGGGTGACGGTCCCGGTGCTGCCGCGCGGCGCGCGGCCGCTGCGCGTACTCCAGGTCTCGGACATCCACATGGTCGGCGGCCAGCGCAAGAAGCGCGCCTGGCTCCAGTCGCTGGCGGGGCTGCGCCCGGACTTCGTGGTCAACACGGGCGACAACCTGTCGGACACGGAGGGCGTGCCGGAGGTCCTGGACGCGCTGGGCCCGCTGATGGACTTCCCCGGGGTGTACGTCTTCGGCTCGAACGACTACTACGGCCCGAAGCTGCGCAACCCGGCCCGCTACCTGCTGGAGAAGGTCCAGGGCAAGCACGGCCTGAACGGCAACCCGCCGGCCGTCGGCGTCGTGCACAACCCGTGGGAGGAGCTCCGGGACGCGTTCGACACGGCGGGCTGGGTCGGCCTGAGCAACGCGCGCGGCCGCCTCAAGCTGGAGGGCGGCTTCGAGCTCGCGTTCACGGGCCTGGACGACCCGCACATCAAGCGGGACCGGTACGAGAAGGTGGCGGGCGGCCCGGAGAAGGACGCGGACCTGTCGATCGCGGTGGTCCACGCCCCGTACCTGCGCTCCCTGGACGCCTTCACCGCCGACGGCTACCCCCTGATCCTGGCCGGCCACACCCACGGCGGCCAGCTGTGCGTCCCCTTCTACGGGGCCCTGGTCACCAACTGCGACCTGGACACGGACCGGGTGAAGGGCCTCTCCACCCACGAGTCGGCGGGCCACCGCGCCTACCTGCACGTCTCGGCGGGCTGCGGCACGAACCGCTACACCCCGGTCCGCTTCGCCTGCCCCCCGGAGGCCACGCTGCTGACCCTGACACCCCGCGCCTGACGGCCCCCCGAAACCGGATTTCGTCTCCGGCCGCCGGTGGGCTAAAGTAAACGACGTCGCCGCGACAACCGGTGACATCGGGGTGTAGCGCAGCTTGGCAGCGCGCTTCGTTCGGGACGAAGAGGTCGTGGGTTCAAATCCCGCCACCCCGACAGCTGAGTACAAGGCCAGAGGCCCTTTCCCTTCGGGGAGAGGGCCTCTGGCTGTTGCTGCGTGTCTAACTGCGTGACTACCGCGCCGGGCCTGTTCTGCCCGGCCCGTCACCGCGGCCGGCAGCACTCCCGTGCCACCGACACGAACGCCAGCTTCGCTCTGTTCAGTTCGTCCGGGCGCTCGTGGCGGCGTAGGGAGTCGACGAGGTGCTGGGCCGCCTCTGCGGCCTCCGGGGGGCCTTCCAGGAGTACCCCGCCCAAGGCGCGTTGCAGTTGGGCGTCTTCGTCGGACTGGCCCCGGCCGTTCCGCTCGGTGAGGATTCTGGTCTCCGCGGCGCCGAGGAACTCCGCGTACGTCTGGCGGCGAAGGGCGGACTCCCGGTGGCCGGACTCGGCGCTGAGGGTCATGCGTACGGATTCGAGCAGCGCGTCCGCCTGGCGGTCGCCCGCGTGCCGGGCCGCGGTGGCCTGGCGGATGCCGGCGCTGCGGGCGTACCAGCCGGTGACGACGCTGCCCGCGACCGCCGACCCCGCGGCGATCAGCGCGATTCCCCAGTCACTCATGCCGCCATCCTCGCGATCGGCCGAGGCCTCCCGCACCCCCTTGCCGAAGGTGCGGCGCGGATCACTCCCGGAGGGCTGCGAACGGCCCGCGATAGGATCGGGGCGTGTCGCCCGACGACGTGAACGAACCCGCTCCGACCTGCG encodes the following:
- a CDS encoding WhiB family transcriptional regulator — encoded protein: MGWVTDWSAQAACRTTDPDELFVQGAAQNRAKAVCTGCPVRTECLADALDNRVEFGVWGGMTERERRALLRRRPTVTSWRRLLETARTEYERSTGILPVGIDDEEAYAYRHAVDETYAAVG
- a CDS encoding transglycosylase domain-containing protein; this translates as MAKKRSGGGLTGTQQAAKFVGVSVLSGAVLAGIALPAFGALGLAAKGTVEGFDEIPANLKTPPLSQRTTILDSKGGQIATVYSRDRTVVPLADISPYMQKAIVAIEDSRFYEHGAIDLKGVLRALNKNATSGGVAQGASTLTQQYVKNVFVEEAGDDPDKVAEATQQTLGRKVKELKYAIQVEEELGKKKILENYLNITFFGQQAYGVEAAAKRYFSKSAKDLKLEEAAMLAGIVQSPSRYDPVNDAQEAKKRRDTVLQRMADMKDVSQAEADRAKAAPIKLKVAKPKNGCITAVSGAGFFCDYVREVFLSDPVFGKTKEERAKLWNQGGLTVRTTLDPQAQQSTQASIKDHVYQSDKVATAVTLVQPGTGKIMAMGQSRPYGFGNHETQINFSVNKQMGGSNYGFPVGSTFKPFLAAAAIEGGKPPTQQYPSPYEMEYPATVQTCGAKPWVNVRNESLENENESEHGPYPLKTAMEKSVNTYFVQMLGEIGMCPVSQMTDKLHVVQGNGAKLPMVPSALTLGSTGISPLNMASAYAAFANRGTYCTPVAIESIKKADGTALPVPKSSCSQAMSQTTADSINTLLRGVTDSGTGALAGLSDRDNAGKTGTTDQRKNAWFVGYTPNMSGAVWVGSPTQGVEMENITIGGVYKEKVYGGEVPGPIWKDAMTGALSGQPAPNFVRVDIPDPQPATPPAGDAGPNPTPRGKGGKKHRPGDNKPGGGITVPPNPGISIPPGVIGGATDGAIGGNWP
- a CDS encoding GatB/YqeY domain-containing protein codes for the protein MTTLKATLKDDLTTAMKARDQLRSSTLRLTLTAIAKEEVAGKSARELSDDEVLQVIAKEAKKRREAAEAFDQGGRAESAAKERAEGEILDAYLPKQLSDDELNVIVAEAVAEARAAGAEGPKAMGAVMKIVKPKVAGLADGGRVSAAVKSLLAG
- a CDS encoding metallophosphoesterase is translated as MRARYGIPLKTTAAITAIGAAGVAYAAGIEARSFRLRRVTVPVLPRGARPLRVLQVSDIHMVGGQRKKRAWLQSLAGLRPDFVVNTGDNLSDTEGVPEVLDALGPLMDFPGVYVFGSNDYYGPKLRNPARYLLEKVQGKHGLNGNPPAVGVVHNPWEELRDAFDTAGWVGLSNARGRLKLEGGFELAFTGLDDPHIKRDRYEKVAGGPEKDADLSIAVVHAPYLRSLDAFTADGYPLILAGHTHGGQLCVPFYGALVTNCDLDTDRVKGLSTHESAGHRAYLHVSAGCGTNRYTPVRFACPPEATLLTLTPRA